AACAACGATCCCTATTTTAACGGGGATTAAAATTGATGTTACAAACGAAGGTATGACGTTAACTGGTAGTGATGCAGACATTACAATCCAGACATTCATTCCTGTAGAAGAAAATGGCGAACAGATTATGGATATTACACAAACAGGTTCTATTGTGCTGCAAGCTCGTATGTACAATGAAATTATCCGTAAATTGCCTACTAATGAAGTAGAAATCGAAATTACAAACGGATATGCAACGATTATTCGTTCAGGTAAGTCTGAGTTCCACCTTATTGGCTCAGATGCAACAGAATATCCACAGCTACCTGAAATTGCTGCAGACCGCCAATTTACGATTCCAACAGATTTACTAAAATCAGTTATTAGAGAAACTGTCTTTGCTGTAGCGACATCGGAAAGCCGTCCGGTGTTGACAGGTGTAAACTGGAAAGTAGAAGGCGATGCATTAATATGCGTTGCAACGGATAGTCATCGTTTAGCGCGTCGTAAAGTGAATCTTGAAAATTTACCAAATGATATTACTTCAGTAGTAATTCCAGGTAAAAGCTTAAATGAATTGAACAAAATTTTAGAGGACACAAATAATCCTGTTCAAATCGTACTGACAAACCAGCATGTATTGTTTAAAACAGATGATGTCCTGTTCTTCTCTCGTCTATTAGAAGGCAATTATCCGGATACATCACGTCTAATTCCGGAAGAGTTTAAAACAATGATTACGATTAACGGCAAATCTTTATTGCAGGCAATTGACCGTGCTTCGCTTTTAGCACGTGAAGACCGCAATAATGTTGTTCGTTTTGAAACATTGGAAAATCAAACAGTCGAAATTTCATCAAATTCACCTGAGATTGGTAAAGTTGAAGAGCAGATCCAAGTGGAAAGTCTGGAAGGCGAAACATTAAAGATTTCATTTAGTGCGAAATATATGATGGAAGCCTTAAAAGCGATTGATGGACAAGATGTAGTAATCGAATTTACAGGTGCAATGCGCCCGTTCATCTTACGATCAGTAGCGGATGATGCAATACTGCAGCTGATTTTACCGGTACGTACTTACTAAAATTCAATAA
This genomic window from Solibacillus sp. FSL R5-0449 contains:
- the dnaN gene encoding DNA polymerase III subunit beta, with amino-acid sequence MKFTILRDRLLAGLNDVMKAVSSKTTIPILTGIKIDVTNEGMTLTGSDADITIQTFIPVEENGEQIMDITQTGSIVLQARMYNEIIRKLPTNEVEIEITNGYATIIRSGKSEFHLIGSDATEYPQLPEIAADRQFTIPTDLLKSVIRETVFAVATSESRPVLTGVNWKVEGDALICVATDSHRLARRKVNLENLPNDITSVVIPGKSLNELNKILEDTNNPVQIVLTNQHVLFKTDDVLFFSRLLEGNYPDTSRLIPEEFKTMITINGKSLLQAIDRASLLAREDRNNVVRFETLENQTVEISSNSPEIGKVEEQIQVESLEGETLKISFSAKYMMEALKAIDGQDVVIEFTGAMRPFILRSVADDAILQLILPVRTY